Genomic window (bacterium):
GAAGGTGCAGCGCTCGTAGCCCAGCATGTCGACGGCCGTCCCCGTGCGATCGGTCGTGCCCCCCGAGAGCAGCGGCACGAGCGGCAGGGTGATCGTCACGTTGCTGAGCAGGTCGCGGATGCGTCCCATGATCGGATCCTTTCTGGCCTGAGGCCCTGCGGGCGGGAGCGCGCCGGGGCCTTCCCGGCGCGCAGCCGCGACCGTTACGTGGTGATCGTGTCCTTCTTCGCGGCGAAGGACTGCTGGCGGCGCAGGGCGATGTCGATGTCCTGCAGCGCGATCACCCGGAGCCCACCGCTCGTCGAGAGCGCGGCGGCGTCGACGTTCAGGTCGAGCACGCCCCAGCTCGCGATGGCGAGGTCCAGGAAGTTGCCGAAGAGGATCGCGCTCAGGTTCGTCCCGGTGCCCTGCGTCAGGTTGCTCGGCACGTTGGTGCTCACACCGACGCGCAGGCCCATCAGCTCGCCGAAGCCCTCGGAGTCGAAGGCGTTCATGATGTAGACCGCCTGGCCGCTCTCCTTCGGCGTGGCCATCATCTTGGCCGCGGCCTTGGGATCGGTCAGGAAGCCGAGCGTGCCGATGTCGGCGTTGTCGATCGCGACCTCCTTGTAGATCGCGACGATCTCCGCCCAGCTCGGCACCGTGCCATTGCCGCCAGCGCCGGTCACGGCGCCGATGCCGGTGGTGTTCAGGATGCCCAGGGGCTCCCCGTTCACGCCCGAGCCGTTGATGCCGACGCGGTCGATCTCGGTCGCGAGCGTCCGGGCCAGGTCGTCGCGCACGAAGGCCTCCACGTCGAGCGAGGCCTGCTTGAGCAGCTTGCGGGTGATAGCGGTGTAGGCGCCGACCGTCTTCGGCCGGAGGTCGAGCTGCCCGAGGGCGGCCTGGCTCTCCGTGGGCGCGACGCCCTCGTTGAGCCAGTAGGCCGTCCCGCTCGCCGTCTGCTTCGGGATCGCGGCGTCCCCGACCAGGCCACCGAGACCGATCGCGCCCATGCGCAGGAGCAGGCTCTTGGCCCGGAGCATGGGGATCATGCCGAGGAGCGTGGTGGCGACCAGGTAGCCGCCGGCCGTGTCCAGGCCGACCTGGAGGTCGCGCTGCTCGGCACGCGGCGAGGGAGCGCGCATCACCTCGATCGGGACCAAGACGCCCTTGGCCTCGATGCCGAACTTCTGGCAGATCGCACGGCCCGCCTCGAACTCGAGGCCGGCTTCCTCGATGTACTTCTGCCCGTACTCCGGCACGTTCTTCGTGGCGGCGAGCCCGCGGATCAGCTTGAGGATCGAGTAGTTCTTCACCTCCTTCGCGCTGAGTCCGATCTCCTTGACGCTCGGGCGATCGAGAGGCTTGGTGGCGATCGCCGTGAGCACGGCCTGGCGGAAGTCCTCGATCGAGGTCCCGTCGGCGATGGCCTTCTGAGCCATCTCGGCGGGCAGCTTGTGGGCATCGACGAGGGCGCTGATTGCCTTGACCCGCTCGCGCTCCTCCAAGACGCCGGCGCCCTTGAGGGCGCTCGGGTCCTGCACGGGCGCAGCGGCGGTGGGAGAAACGACTTCGGGCGGCATCTTGACCTCCTTGGGGATTACCGCCGCCGGCAGGGTGCCGGCGGCACTGCGATCCACGCCGACGGTGATGTCGGCGGGCATGCTGACGAGGGAGACCTCGAGCGGCTCCCAATCCGTGACGCGGTAGACGCTGACCTCGGTGTCACCTTCCTTCTTCACCTCGATCAGCTTCATCGCGTGGATGACGTAGCCGACCGACGTTGACCGACGAATGCGGTCCTCCACGTCGGTCATCATCTCCTCGCCGAGCGCGCTCCGGCTGAAGCGCACGAGGGCGCGGCCCAGCTTCGCGGGACCGTCGATCCAGGCCTTCTCGACAACGCCGATCTGCTCGAAGCTCCAGTGGTCCCTCAGGAGCGGACCGCCGGTATTCAGGCGCTCCAGGCGCACCTCGTTCTTCTTGTGGCCGAGGATCTCCTCGCCCCACCAGCGCGGGCAGGGCACCTCGGAGCTGAAGCTGAGCCCGACGGTGCGGCTCTCGCGGTCCAGCGAGGCGGCGCGGATCTGGAGCGTCCGAGCGAAGGCATTGGTGCCGAAGGTGCGCTGCAGGTCCTCGCCGGAGACGTCCGCCTTGCCGACGAGCTGGGCCCGGCAGGCGGCCAGCGTCTCCGTGTCGCCGGCCTCGAGGCGATCGATCAGCGCCGCCCGACGCTCGCGCTCCTCGGCGGGAAGGCTGCGCAAGGCCTCGGCCGTGAGGCCGAAGCGCGCCGGGATGAGTTGCTGCTCGGTCGGGCGCGGTGGCATTCCTCTGACCTCCAGGTCTTGCATGCTCCTACCGGCGCCGCCGCCGCCAAGCGGCGGGTCGGCGCCTTCCTCTGGGATCGGCTCTTCCTCAGGCGGTTTCGGGCCGTCATCGACGCTTTCGCCGCCGCCGGCCTCAGCTTCGCCGCCGCCATCATCGGCCGCCGAACTGCCCTCGCCGTCGCTGACGTCGATCTTCGCGAGCAGCGCCTCTGCGGCACCCTGGATCGCGGGGCTGTCCGTCGCCACGTCGATGATGGCCTCGAGCGCGGACTTCCAGACGCGGAAGCCGTCGTCAGCGAAGAGCCCCACGGGATAACGCCAGCGGTTCGGATCATC
Coding sequences:
- a CDS encoding phage major capsid protein, whose translation is MSLKLNTRCQAVAGAYIAAGDGEREEPWSPAATALEALLADEAGRYFLGLETNTPADDPNRWRYPVGLFADDGFRVWKSALEAIIDVATDSPAIQGAAEALLAKIDVSDGEGSSAADDGGGEAEAGGGESVDDGPKPPEEEPIPEEGADPPLGGGGAGRSMQDLEVRGMPPRPTEQQLIPARFGLTAEALRSLPAEERERRAALIDRLEAGDTETLAACRAQLVGKADVSGEDLQRTFGTNAFARTLQIRAASLDRESRTVGLSFSSEVPCPRWWGEEILGHKKNEVRLERLNTGGPLLRDHWSFEQIGVVEKAWIDGPAKLGRALVRFSRSALGEEMMTDVEDRIRRSTSVGYVIHAMKLIEVKKEGDTEVSVYRVTDWEPLEVSLVSMPADITVGVDRSAAGTLPAAVIPKEVKMPPEVVSPTAAAPVQDPSALKGAGVLEERERVKAISALVDAHKLPAEMAQKAIADGTSIEDFRQAVLTAIATKPLDRPSVKEIGLSAKEVKNYSILKLIRGLAATKNVPEYGQKYIEEAGLEFEAGRAICQKFGIEAKGVLVPIEVMRAPSPRAEQRDLQVGLDTAGGYLVATTLLGMIPMLRAKSLLLRMGAIGLGGLVGDAAIPKQTASGTAYWLNEGVAPTESQAALGQLDLRPKTVGAYTAITRKLLKQASLDVEAFVRDDLARTLATEIDRVGINGSGVNGEPLGILNTTGIGAVTGAGGNGTVPSWAEIVAIYKEVAIDNADIGTLGFLTDPKAAAKMMATPKESGQAVYIMNAFDSEGFGELMGLRVGVSTNVPSNLTQGTGTNLSAILFGNFLDLAIASWGVLDLNVDAAALSTSGGLRVIALQDIDIALRRQQSFAAKKDTITT